Proteins from a single region of Macrotis lagotis isolate mMagLag1 chromosome 2, bilby.v1.9.chrom.fasta, whole genome shotgun sequence:
- the GAL3ST4 gene encoding galactose-3-O-sulfotransferase 4, whose translation MMRLWFWGSRSLWVALIVFMTIGLILQIWQWPFQRRPPGLYFSQLWVSTSGSPGSSLAPSCHPQQQLVFLKTHKSGSSSILSLLHQYGDRHSLRFALPIQYQFGYPKSFQATSVKGFHPHGGGPQPAFHILCHHMRFNLPEVLRVMPPDSFFFSIVRDPAALAISAFSYYKSVSSAFRAAPSLAAFLTSPRAFYRPGGRGDHYARNLLWFDFGLPLPREMRAMKKHPKPLKRTQSSDIYIWPSRSVFQPSKFDPNSLIKPPFHPTFHVQSAGHSKSIISPASITDSVSSSFIQWALAWLDSTFDLVLVAEYFDESLVLLADALCWGLDDVVGFVHNAQATGMKSVEGHKVVKDNGGIKDKQLAARARAWNNLDWALYVHFNHSLWDRADRYGRVRLASAVAKLRARRSALASHCLLGGGAVNPSQIANLQLRPFQFGARGILGYVLKKGLSPQDHKECERLATPELQYKDKLDAKQFPKAAEAPSHPLNTTNSDPKGS comes from the exons TTTGATAGTCTTCATGACCATTGGATTAATACTCCAGATTTGGCAATGGCCCTTCCAAAGGAG gCCTCCTGGGCTATATTTTTCCCAACTGTGGGTCTCTACCTCTGGCTCCCCTGGCTCTTCTTTGGCCCCCTCCTGTCATCCTCAGCAGCAGCTTGTATTTCTAAAGACACATAAATCTGGGAGCAGTTCTATACTAAGCCTTCTCCATCAGTATGGGGACCGGCACAGCTTGCGTTTTGCTCTCCCTATTCAATACCAGTTTGGGTACCCGAAGTCCTTCCAGGCTACTTCAGTCAAAGGTTTCCACCCCCATGGTGGGGGACCCCAGCCTGCTTTCCACATCCTTTGTCACCACATGAGATTCAACTTACCAGAG GTACTCCGGGTCATGCCCCCTGACAGTTTCTTCTTCTCCATCGTCCGAGATCCTGCAGCACTGGCAATTTCTGCTTTCTCCTACTACAAATCTGTATCATCTGCTTTCCGTGCAGCACCATCTCTGGCTGCTTTCCTGACTTCACCACGAGCCTTCTATAGGCCAGGAGGCCGTGGGGACCACTATGCCAGAAACTTGCTCTGGTTTGATTTTGGGCTCCCTCTTCCCCGAGAAATGAGGGCAATGAAGAAGCATCCCAAACCCCTCAAAAGAACCCAGTCTTCAGATATATATATTTGGCCATCTCGCTCTGTATTCCAGCCCTCAAAATTTGATCCCAACTCCCTCATTAAGCCTCCTTTCCATCCTACATTCCATGTCCAATCAGCTGGCCACTCCAAGTCCATCATCAGTCCTGCTTCTATAACAGATTCAGTGTCTTCATCCTTCATACAATGGGCTCTAGCCTGGCTAGACTCAACTTTTGACCTAGTCTTAGTGGCAGAATACTTTGATGAGTCACTAGTGCTTCTGGCAGATGCCCTGTGTTGGGGCCTGGATGATGTGGTAGGCTTTGTACACAATGCCCAGGCTACTGGTATGAAGAGTGTCGAAGGTCACAAAGTAGTCAAAGATAATGGTGGAATCAAGGATAAGCAATTGGCCGCTAGGGCTAGAGCCTGGAACAACCTAGATTGGGCTCTCTATGTTCACTTCAATCACAGCCTATGGGACCGAGCAGACCGTTATGGGAGGGTGAGACTTGCTTCAGCAGTAGCCAAACTTCGAGCCCGTAGGTCAGCATTGGCATCCCACTGCCTTTTGGGGGGAGGAGCTGTGAACCCTAGCCAAATAGCTAACCTCCAGCTTCGTCCTTTCCAGTTTGGGGCCCGGGGTATTCTGGGCTATGTGCTGAAGAAGGGGCTGAGCCCCCAAGACCATAAAGAGTGTGAGCGTCTTGCTACCCCAGAATTGCAGTATAAAGACAAGCTGGATGCCAAACAGTTCCCCAAAGCCGCTGAGGCACCTTCCCACCCTCTTAATACCACAAACTCAGACCCCAAGGGCAGTTGA
- the TRAPPC14 gene encoding trafficking protein particle complex subunit 14 isoform X2 translates to MESQCDYSMYFPAVPLPPRAELAGDPGRYRALPRRNHLYLGETVRFLLVLRCRAGAEAGAGGGPVPGGAWAELAAALVALASVSAGSGGPGPGEPSGQAPGDAGLFSDCSPLLTHGPGPATGRGTTMLPMEEPIVSTDEVIFPLTISLDKLPPGTLKAKIVVTVWKREVETAEVRDHGYLRLLQTRAPGETFRGEQNAFKAQVSTLLTLLPPPVLKCRQMTVAGKHLTVLKVLNSSSQEEISIWDIRILPNFNASYLPVMPDGSVLLVDNVCHQSGEVSMGSFCRLPGSSGCFPCPLSALEEHNFLFQLRTGEQPPSKGQEGLEVSLVAIVQWSTPKLPFTQSIYTHYRLPSIRLDRPCFVMTASCKSPVRVHEPFTVTYTLLNNLQDFLAVRLVWTPENAQTGKQLCEEERRAMQAALDSIVCHTPLNNLGFSRKGTALTFSVAFQALRAGLFELSQHMKLKLQFTASVSHPPPEARPLSRKSSPSSPAVRDFMERHQGSLGRSQSFSHQQPSRSHLMRSGSVMERRAITPPVASPVGRPLYLPPDKAMLSLDKIAKRECKVLVVEPVK, encoded by the exons ATGGAGTCCCAGTGCGACTACTCCATGTACTTCCCCGCGGTGCCGCTGCCCCCCCGGGCGGAGCTGGCCGGAGACCCCGGCCGCTACCGGGCGCTGCCGCGGAGGAACCATCTTTACCTGGGGGAGACGGTGCGCTTCCTGCTGGTGCTGCGCTGCCGGGCGGGCGCCGAAGCGGGCGCCGGGGGCGGGCCGGTGCCCGGGGGCGCCTGGGCCGAGCTGGCCGCGGCCCTGGTGGCCCTGGCCTCGGTCAGCGCCGGAAGTGGAGGCCCGGGGCCCGGAGAGCCGAGCGGCCAGGCCCCCGGGGACGCGGGGCTGTTCTCGGACTGCAGCCCCCTCCTCACCCATGGCCCGGGCCCTGCCACCGGCCGGGGAACCACCATG TTGCCCATGGAAGAACCAATTGTGTCCACAGATGAAGTCATCTTTCCGCTCACCATTTCACTGGACAAACTACCCCCAGGCACACTTAAAGCCAAG ATTGTAGTGACTGTGTGGAAAAGGGAGGTTGAGACCGCGGAGGTCAGAGATCACGGCTACCTGAGATTGCTGCAGACCCGGGCTCCTGGGGAGACATTTCGAGGGGAGCAAAATGCATTCAAAGCCCAAG TGAGCACACTGTTGACCCTACTGCCCCCTCCTGTTCTGAAATGTCGGCAGATGACTGTGGCTGGAAAACACCTGACAGTGCTCAAGG TGCTGAATAGTTCCTCACAAGAGGAAATTTCTATCTGGGACATCCGCATCCTCCCAAACTTCAATGCCAGTTATCTGCCCGTCATGCCCGATGGTTCTGTGCTGTTGGTGGACAACGTCTG TCACCAGTCTGGGGAGGTCTCCATGGGTTCCTTTTGTCGTCTCCCTGGTTCCTCTGGCTGCTTCCCATGCCCCCTTAGTGCTTTGGAAGAACATAACTTCCTATTCCAACTGAGGACAGGTGAACAACCCCCTTCAAAGGGCCAGGAG GGCCTTGAGGTATCTCTGGTTGCTATAGTTCAGTGGTCCACACCTAAATTACCATTCACCCAGAGCATCTACACTCACTATCG ACTACCTAGCATCCGCTTAGACCGTCCATGTTTTGTAATGACTGCCTCATGTAAATCCCCTGTGCGAGTACATGAGCCTTTTACTGTTACCTATACACTGCTCAACAATTTACAGGACTTCCTTGCTGTTAGGCTTGTCTGGACCCCAGAGAATGCACAAACTG GAAAGCAACTATGTGAAGAAGAGCGCAGGGCTATGCAGGCTGCCTTGGATTCTATCGTTTGTCACACACCTCTCAACAATCTTGGGTTCTCCAGAAAGGGTACTGCGCTCACTTTCAGTGTGGCCTTCCAAGCCCTAAGGGCTGGACTCTTTGAG TTGAGTCAGCACATGAAGTTGAAGTTGCAGTTTACAGCCAGTGTATCCCACCCTCCACCTGAGGCCCGGCCTTTGTCACGCAAGAGCAGTCCTAGCAGTCCTGCTGTTCGAGACTTCATGGAGAGACATCAAGGTAGTTTGGGTCGGTCCCAGTCCTTCTCCCACCAGCAGCCTTCTAGAAGCCACCTCATGAG GTCAGGCAGTGTGATGGAACGCCGTGCCATAACACCTCCTGTGGCCTCCCCCGTAGGCCGTCCCCTCTACCTGCCTCCAGATAAGGCCATGCTTTCTCTGGACAAGATTGCCAAGCGTGAGTGCAAGGTCCTGGTGGTTGAACCTGTCAAGTAG
- the TRAPPC14 gene encoding trafficking protein particle complex subunit 14 isoform X1, which yields MESQCDYSMYFPAVPLPPRAELAGDPGRYRALPRRNHLYLGETVRFLLVLRCRAGAEAGAGGGPVPGGAWAELAAALVALASVSAGSGGPGPGEPSGQAPGDAGLFSDCSPLLTHGPGPATGRGTTMVRSGGTGAHELPMEEPIVSTDEVIFPLTISLDKLPPGTLKAKIVVTVWKREVETAEVRDHGYLRLLQTRAPGETFRGEQNAFKAQVSTLLTLLPPPVLKCRQMTVAGKHLTVLKVLNSSSQEEISIWDIRILPNFNASYLPVMPDGSVLLVDNVCHQSGEVSMGSFCRLPGSSGCFPCPLSALEEHNFLFQLRTGEQPPSKGQEGLEVSLVAIVQWSTPKLPFTQSIYTHYRLPSIRLDRPCFVMTASCKSPVRVHEPFTVTYTLLNNLQDFLAVRLVWTPENAQTGKQLCEEERRAMQAALDSIVCHTPLNNLGFSRKGTALTFSVAFQALRAGLFELSQHMKLKLQFTASVSHPPPEARPLSRKSSPSSPAVRDFMERHQGSLGRSQSFSHQQPSRSHLMRSGSVMERRAITPPVASPVGRPLYLPPDKAMLSLDKIAKRECKVLVVEPVK from the exons ATGGAGTCCCAGTGCGACTACTCCATGTACTTCCCCGCGGTGCCGCTGCCCCCCCGGGCGGAGCTGGCCGGAGACCCCGGCCGCTACCGGGCGCTGCCGCGGAGGAACCATCTTTACCTGGGGGAGACGGTGCGCTTCCTGCTGGTGCTGCGCTGCCGGGCGGGCGCCGAAGCGGGCGCCGGGGGCGGGCCGGTGCCCGGGGGCGCCTGGGCCGAGCTGGCCGCGGCCCTGGTGGCCCTGGCCTCGGTCAGCGCCGGAAGTGGAGGCCCGGGGCCCGGAGAGCCGAGCGGCCAGGCCCCCGGGGACGCGGGGCTGTTCTCGGACTGCAGCCCCCTCCTCACCCATGGCCCGGGCCCTGCCACCGGCCGGGGAACCACCATGGTGAGGAGCGGGGGGACGGGTGCCCACGAG TTGCCCATGGAAGAACCAATTGTGTCCACAGATGAAGTCATCTTTCCGCTCACCATTTCACTGGACAAACTACCCCCAGGCACACTTAAAGCCAAG ATTGTAGTGACTGTGTGGAAAAGGGAGGTTGAGACCGCGGAGGTCAGAGATCACGGCTACCTGAGATTGCTGCAGACCCGGGCTCCTGGGGAGACATTTCGAGGGGAGCAAAATGCATTCAAAGCCCAAG TGAGCACACTGTTGACCCTACTGCCCCCTCCTGTTCTGAAATGTCGGCAGATGACTGTGGCTGGAAAACACCTGACAGTGCTCAAGG TGCTGAATAGTTCCTCACAAGAGGAAATTTCTATCTGGGACATCCGCATCCTCCCAAACTTCAATGCCAGTTATCTGCCCGTCATGCCCGATGGTTCTGTGCTGTTGGTGGACAACGTCTG TCACCAGTCTGGGGAGGTCTCCATGGGTTCCTTTTGTCGTCTCCCTGGTTCCTCTGGCTGCTTCCCATGCCCCCTTAGTGCTTTGGAAGAACATAACTTCCTATTCCAACTGAGGACAGGTGAACAACCCCCTTCAAAGGGCCAGGAG GGCCTTGAGGTATCTCTGGTTGCTATAGTTCAGTGGTCCACACCTAAATTACCATTCACCCAGAGCATCTACACTCACTATCG ACTACCTAGCATCCGCTTAGACCGTCCATGTTTTGTAATGACTGCCTCATGTAAATCCCCTGTGCGAGTACATGAGCCTTTTACTGTTACCTATACACTGCTCAACAATTTACAGGACTTCCTTGCTGTTAGGCTTGTCTGGACCCCAGAGAATGCACAAACTG GAAAGCAACTATGTGAAGAAGAGCGCAGGGCTATGCAGGCTGCCTTGGATTCTATCGTTTGTCACACACCTCTCAACAATCTTGGGTTCTCCAGAAAGGGTACTGCGCTCACTTTCAGTGTGGCCTTCCAAGCCCTAAGGGCTGGACTCTTTGAG TTGAGTCAGCACATGAAGTTGAAGTTGCAGTTTACAGCCAGTGTATCCCACCCTCCACCTGAGGCCCGGCCTTTGTCACGCAAGAGCAGTCCTAGCAGTCCTGCTGTTCGAGACTTCATGGAGAGACATCAAGGTAGTTTGGGTCGGTCCCAGTCCTTCTCCCACCAGCAGCCTTCTAGAAGCCACCTCATGAG GTCAGGCAGTGTGATGGAACGCCGTGCCATAACACCTCCTGTGGCCTCCCCCGTAGGCCGTCCCCTCTACCTGCCTCCAGATAAGGCCATGCTTTCTCTGGACAAGATTGCCAAGCGTGAGTGCAAGGTCCTGGTGGTTGAACCTGTCAAGTAG